One Thioclava electrotropha DNA segment encodes these proteins:
- a CDS encoding sigma-54-dependent Fis family transcriptional regulator, which yields MRDAGHVEEIGRVLDGSQTGRDSFVSASWRRCVELYGMDPTRSDPAYIVTEAELRDHRKQAEWMIAAARSGLQSLFRQVAGQNYVLLLTDAKGVCVDFFGDDLFTEDLRSAGLYLGSNWSEDLAGTCGVGACIVTQEPVTVHQDDHFGNAHTVLSCTAAPIFDSLGQLAAVLDISLLRSPTPKSSQNLAMNLVTSAARRVEMANLMAESPRDWVLRLSSSPEFLDVDPEAAVRLDGSGRVLGYTRAARRLFPEGAPILGRGIDEVLSIDVDDLPDLMRDRPTEERVIEMRDGGALFGHAIAPKAPRHPHQGMRRGGPLAGLTGGDPEMNRLIGQAERLAPGNVPLLICGETGTGKTKLARAIHMSSKAQGFISLECAGLDPQTLMQNCAEAIGPTTLLLRRIEEIAPETAIALGGLLDRRPELRTLATSCFEPSQIALPRPLFHRLAGCALSVPPLRMRRDLDWLMSRHLRRHAGDAVRLSPSARAELLGRSWPGNIRELEQVLDVAAALCVGSVIDLLDLPNPVEVTPQIEKALPAPSDPWDMLEEILDACEWNMARAARRLGVNRSTILRRIRKAGLRPPE from the coding sequence ATGAGAGATGCAGGGCATGTCGAGGAGATCGGACGGGTGCTGGACGGCAGCCAGACCGGGCGAGACAGTTTCGTTTCGGCCTCGTGGCGGCGTTGTGTCGAGCTTTACGGCATGGATCCGACGCGCTCCGACCCGGCCTATATCGTGACCGAGGCAGAGCTGCGCGATCACCGCAAGCAGGCGGAATGGATGATCGCGGCGGCGCGTTCCGGGTTGCAGTCGCTTTTCCGGCAGGTGGCAGGACAAAATTACGTCTTGCTGCTCACCGACGCCAAAGGGGTCTGTGTCGATTTCTTCGGCGACGATCTCTTCACCGAAGACCTGCGCAGCGCGGGGCTCTATCTAGGATCGAACTGGTCCGAGGACCTGGCCGGAACCTGTGGTGTCGGGGCTTGCATCGTGACGCAAGAGCCTGTGACCGTGCATCAGGACGATCATTTCGGAAACGCCCATACTGTTTTGTCCTGCACCGCCGCGCCGATCTTCGACAGTCTCGGACAACTGGCAGCGGTGCTCGACATTTCGCTTTTGCGCTCGCCCACGCCCAAGAGTAGCCAGAACCTCGCGATGAATCTCGTGACGTCAGCGGCACGACGGGTCGAGATGGCCAACCTGATGGCCGAGAGCCCGCGCGACTGGGTGCTGCGCCTGTCCTCCAGCCCGGAATTCCTCGATGTCGATCCCGAAGCGGCGGTGCGGCTCGATGGCTCCGGTCGCGTGCTGGGCTATACCCGCGCCGCGCGGCGGTTGTTTCCCGAAGGCGCCCCGATCCTCGGGCGCGGGATCGATGAGGTGCTCAGCATCGACGTCGATGACCTGCCCGACCTGATGCGTGACCGCCCGACCGAGGAGCGGGTGATCGAGATGCGCGATGGCGGGGCGTTGTTTGGCCATGCGATCGCACCCAAAGCGCCACGTCACCCTCATCAGGGAATGCGTCGTGGCGGGCCGCTCGCGGGGCTGACCGGGGGCGATCCGGAGATGAACCGTTTGATCGGACAGGCTGAGCGGCTGGCCCCGGGCAATGTGCCCCTGTTGATCTGTGGTGAGACCGGCACCGGAAAGACGAAACTCGCCCGTGCGATCCACATGAGCAGCAAGGCGCAAGGGTTCATCAGCCTCGAATGCGCGGGGCTCGACCCGCAGACGCTGATGCAAAACTGCGCCGAGGCGATCGGGCCGACGACACTCCTGCTGCGCCGGATCGAAGAGATCGCTCCGGAGACGGCGATCGCGCTCGGCGGGCTACTCGACCGGCGCCCCGAATTGCGCACGCTGGCGACGAGTTGCTTTGAGCCCAGCCAGATCGCGCTGCCGCGTCCGCTTTTCCATCGGCTCGCGGGGTGCGCGCTCAGCGTCCCGCCCCTGCGGATGCGGCGTGATCTCGATTGGCTGATGTCGCGTCATCTGCGCCGCCACGCGGGCGACGCGGTCCGGCTGTCGCCCTCGGCACGGGCCGAATTGCTGGGACGTAGCTGGCCCGGCAATATCCGCGAGCTCGAACAGGTTCTCGACGTGGCGGCGGCGCTCTGTGTCGGCTCGGTGATCGACCTCCTCGATCTGCCTAACCCCGTCGAAGTAACCCCGCAAATCGAGAAGGCTCTGCCCGCACCGAGCGACCCTTGGGACATGCTCGAGGAGATTCTGGACGCCTGCGAGTGGAACATGGCGCGCGCCGCCCGGCGGCTCGGGGTCAACCGCTCGACTATCCTGCGCCGGATTCGCAAGGCCGGGTTGCGTCCGCCCGAGTGA
- a CDS encoding AsmA family protein, with the protein MRWLFRALALVVLIALSLGGALLLIPSKKIAQIAEARFEAATGRKMTLSGSVHATIWPQLGVRTGPVEIANADWSKDGPMLSAKGLQIGVDPGALIGGEIRVSKVDVLSPNILLERRKDGTGNWEVTPPDAATSTQTARPGTGEGGGMTAFSLDKAEISDGSVRWIDHASGQRLALTGLDASLALPSFDGPANLDLTGQANGKALKVNGTLGSFASFLAGDPAPTDLALTLDASSIGFKGTFGTAPLAAKGALTASVKDPTALAAIFGQTARDLPKGLGSDTITAKGDVTLGADGAMQLRGGKLTLDGNALSVAGDLSFAKGKPRIDAQIDAGALDLSALTGASGKAGAGGSSSGSGSGASGWSTTPIDASGLRALDGKIALDASSIDFGTAKLGPTKAQITIDNGRAVADLRQVSAYGGSVTGQVVANARNGFSASADLVAKGVSMQPLLSDLADYTRLDAKADLAVKLLASGNSEAALARSLSGSGNVAFGKGALEGLDLVGMLRTLDLNYVGEGAKTIFDQITASFTIAKGVLSNDDLALKAPLLSAAGKGRVDIGAQSLDYTVTPTALSKADGTGGVKVPLSITGPWAKPKFGLDMKALSGDKVDAAKQDLKAKAEAEIAKKLGITPQEGQSTEDAAKQKLKEEAAKGLLKLFK; encoded by the coding sequence ATGCGCTGGCTCTTTCGCGCTCTCGCTCTCGTCGTTCTGATCGCCCTGAGCCTCGGGGGGGCGCTCCTGCTGATCCCGTCGAAGAAGATCGCCCAGATCGCCGAGGCACGGTTCGAGGCCGCAACCGGGCGCAAGATGACGCTGAGCGGGTCGGTCCATGCGACGATCTGGCCGCAGCTTGGCGTGCGCACGGGGCCGGTCGAGATCGCGAATGCGGATTGGTCCAAGGACGGGCCGATGCTCTCGGCCAAGGGGCTCCAGATCGGTGTCGATCCGGGCGCCCTGATCGGCGGCGAGATCCGCGTCTCCAAGGTCGACGTGCTCTCGCCGAACATCCTTCTCGAGCGGCGCAAGGACGGGACCGGGAACTGGGAGGTCACGCCACCGGACGCGGCCACCAGCACCCAGACCGCGCGCCCGGGCACGGGCGAGGGCGGCGGGATGACGGCTTTCAGTCTCGACAAGGCGGAGATCAGCGACGGATCGGTGAGGTGGATCGATCATGCGAGTGGCCAGCGCCTTGCGCTCACCGGCCTCGATGCGAGCCTCGCGCTTCCGTCCTTCGACGGTCCGGCGAACCTGGACCTGACGGGGCAGGCCAACGGTAAGGCGCTGAAGGTCAATGGCACGCTCGGAAGTTTCGCGTCCTTCCTTGCGGGCGATCCGGCCCCCACCGATCTTGCGCTGACCCTCGACGCGTCGTCGATCGGCTTCAAAGGCACGTTTGGGACGGCACCCTTGGCGGCAAAAGGGGCGCTCACCGCAAGCGTCAAGGATCCAACCGCGCTGGCTGCGATCTTCGGACAGACCGCGCGAGATCTGCCGAAGGGGCTGGGGAGTGACACGATTACCGCGAAGGGCGATGTGACACTGGGCGCGGATGGCGCGATGCAACTGCGCGGTGGCAAACTCACGCTCGACGGCAATGCGCTGAGCGTGGCGGGCGATCTGTCCTTCGCGAAAGGCAAGCCGCGGATCGATGCCCAGATCGACGCGGGCGCGCTTGATCTCTCGGCGCTGACCGGGGCGTCGGGCAAGGCTGGCGCAGGCGGGTCCTCCTCCGGCTCTGGCTCTGGCGCCAGTGGCTGGTCAACCACGCCGATCGACGCCTCGGGCCTGAGAGCGCTGGATGGAAAGATCGCCCTCGATGCGAGTTCCATCGATTTCGGCACTGCCAAGCTGGGCCCGACCAAAGCGCAGATCACGATCGACAACGGCCGCGCGGTGGCAGATCTGCGTCAGGTCTCGGCCTATGGCGGCAGCGTCACCGGGCAAGTGGTGGCCAATGCGCGCAACGGCTTCTCGGCCTCCGCCGATCTGGTGGCCAAGGGCGTCTCGATGCAGCCGCTTCTGAGCGATCTGGCCGATTACACGCGGCTGGATGCGAAGGCGGATCTTGCGGTGAAACTCCTGGCCTCGGGCAACAGCGAGGCCGCGCTGGCGCGCTCGCTTTCGGGCTCGGGCAATGTCGCCTTCGGCAAGGGGGCGCTGGAGGGGCTCGATCTTGTGGGGATGCTGCGCACGCTCGATCTGAACTACGTGGGGGAGGGGGCGAAGACGATTTTCGATCAGATCACCGCGAGCTTCACCATCGCCAAAGGGGTGCTGTCGAATGACGACCTTGCGCTGAAAGCACCGCTTCTGAGTGCTGCGGGCAAGGGGCGGGTCGACATCGGGGCGCAGAGCCTCGATTACACCGTCACGCCGACCGCGCTCAGCAAGGCCGATGGCACGGGTGGGGTGAAGGTGCCGCTCTCGATCACGGGGCCCTGGGCGAAGCCGAAATTCGGCCTCGATATGAAGGCGCTCTCGGGCGACAAGGTCGATGCCGCGAAGCAAGACCTGAAGGCGAAAGCGGAGGCCGAGATCGCCAAGAAGCTCGGGATCACGCCGCAGGAGGGCCAGAGCACCGAGGATGCCGCAAAGCAGAAGCTCAAGGAGGAGGCCGCGAAAGGTCTGCTGAAGCTCTTCAAGTAG
- a CDS encoding MAPEG family protein: MALLSLENPVFATYVIAAALMVLKVMGQGWMTVYRMQKTNSGLASPEDVQSGLLNKAPDPAQLEINDYVDRSRRMHRNDLENIPAFWVAGFLFVMVDPALWLAQALMYGFVATRLAHFLAYATRQTHEVRATFYTIGSLIVIYMALHVLWVAIA, from the coding sequence ATGGCCCTACTGAGCTTGGAAAATCCGGTCTTTGCGACTTACGTGATTGCAGCCGCTCTGATGGTGCTCAAAGTGATGGGCCAGGGCTGGATGACGGTCTACCGGATGCAGAAAACCAACTCCGGGCTTGCGAGCCCGGAGGACGTTCAAAGTGGCCTTCTCAATAAGGCGCCCGACCCGGCCCAGCTTGAGATCAACGACTATGTTGATCGGTCTCGGCGCATGCATCGAAACGACCTGGAGAACATTCCAGCCTTCTGGGTCGCGGGTTTCCTGTTCGTCATGGTCGACCCCGCACTTTGGCTCGCGCAGGCTCTGATGTATGGGTTCGTTGCCACACGGCTTGCGCATTTCTTGGCTTATGCCACGCGCCAAACCCACGAAGTCCGGGCGACCTTCTACACGATCGGTTCTTTGATCGTGATCTACATGGCCCTTCATGTTCTCTGGGTGGCGATTGCGTAG
- a CDS encoding autotransporter family protein — protein sequence MRTALRALGIATALIFVGQAAAAVTFVGTPTASPTTFSGAGQTIDLSVTFNTDSRAYNSASITFQAFPAGSVQTICPPGTNQTNATVTCTARYVTTSSNTSNLEIIPIVTVDGLESATYSGGIITVAYTGSGPAAPVAGAVSKTVAYGSSANSIPLDFSGGGTPTSVAVTSQPSHGTTSVSGTSISYTPTAGYAGADSFSYTGTNSTGTSNAATASITVSNPTLSIAASGSFSATVGQSYSQTFTFSGGTAPYIGYSILGIPAGLSVTAFNSTSITISGTPTVSGTFQLTVAGTDSSTGNGPFKVTKSFTLTIASATISITSPASLTNATVGSPYSQVIKAGGGIAPYTFTVQSGSLPAGVNLTTSGTLKGTPTAGGTFSFTAKATDSSTGTGSPASATKTYTLTVNQPTISVAPTTLPDAAQNTAYSQTITASGGTSPYTYSVSGTLPTGMTLSSGGVLSGTPTGYGSFNFSITATDSSTGTGPYTGTQNYAFNVTAAAPVISTTSLPGAMVGTPYNQTITATSGNAPYTFSIASGTLPSNISLSSGGVLSGTPTTAGSYDFTVQVKDGAGNTDQQSYAGFTVSKAATGVSLTLSSSSALQGVPVTMTASVTSGASPTGNIIFRDGGTAIATVALSGSTASYTTRTLSTGSHSITADYSGDAANAPASSAAQPLAVNGRPAPELDPTVRSMIVSQVSTSHRFAQTQIDNTHRRLDTLHGMLRSGGNRTGWGTTSQAFAGTGGAPEASAAQGATTPTTNYLLDPAATNSESSSEPEQVIDLVSRALQPAQNGSDLPYRIWATGTLDFGRDQVDGGYTNKLSTQGITLGVDRVFGSEMAAGAALGFGYNRTTFGPDGSKSRSRAKTVSLYATWQMKPDLFLDATGGYGKLDFRENRYSTDGGVMLSGERGGHMLFGSLGLSQLGQLGRWSTSSYGRLDVVKLSLDSYSETGSSVWALDYGKLENTTASSVIGITAEYDMRRDWGTLTPGAQLEYRHAFNGGFTQTLGYADLGTMDYSFAGDTQSQDALTLGLSLRGTVDQNMDFELGYQFTSDLASAHSQQVRASMHISF from the coding sequence ATGCGCACAGCGCTGCGTGCCCTCGGGATCGCAACGGCGTTGATCTTCGTCGGGCAGGCCGCCGCCGCCGTCACCTTCGTGGGCACGCCGACCGCATCTCCCACGACCTTCTCCGGCGCAGGCCAGACCATTGATCTGAGCGTCACCTTCAACACCGACTCGAGGGCCTACAATTCCGCGTCGATCACCTTTCAGGCGTTTCCCGCCGGCTCGGTTCAGACCATTTGCCCGCCAGGCACGAACCAGACGAACGCGACTGTCACCTGCACGGCGCGCTATGTGACGACGTCGAGCAACACGTCGAATTTGGAAATCATTCCGATCGTCACGGTCGATGGGCTCGAATCGGCGACCTATAGCGGCGGCATCATCACCGTGGCCTACACCGGCTCGGGGCCTGCAGCCCCGGTGGCCGGCGCGGTCTCGAAGACGGTTGCCTATGGCAGCAGCGCCAACAGCATTCCGCTCGATTTTTCCGGCGGCGGCACCCCGACATCGGTTGCGGTGACCTCACAGCCCTCCCACGGGACGACCAGCGTCAGCGGCACCTCGATCAGCTACACGCCCACCGCCGGCTATGCCGGGGCGGACAGCTTTTCCTATACCGGCACCAATTCCACCGGAACTTCGAACGCGGCGACCGCCTCGATCACCGTGAGCAATCCCACCCTGAGCATCGCCGCCAGCGGGTCGTTTAGCGCAACCGTCGGACAGAGCTACAGCCAGACCTTCACCTTCTCGGGTGGCACGGCCCCCTATATCGGCTATTCGATCCTCGGCATCCCCGCTGGTCTTAGCGTCACAGCCTTCAACAGCACATCCATCACGATTTCCGGCACACCCACGGTCAGCGGCACTTTCCAGTTAACTGTCGCAGGCACCGATTCCAGCACCGGGAACGGGCCCTTCAAGGTGACGAAGTCCTTCACGCTGACGATCGCCTCAGCGACAATAAGCATTACCTCGCCAGCCTCTCTTACCAATGCGACTGTGGGGAGCCCCTATAGTCAGGTGATCAAGGCCGGTGGCGGCATCGCACCCTACACGTTTACAGTTCAATCGGGATCCCTACCTGCGGGGGTGAACCTCACGACCTCCGGGACCCTCAAGGGCACACCGACTGCGGGCGGCACTTTCTCCTTCACAGCGAAGGCAACCGACAGCAGCACCGGCACAGGATCACCGGCGAGCGCCACGAAAACCTACACGCTGACCGTAAACCAACCGACGATCTCCGTGGCGCCAACGACCTTGCCCGATGCGGCGCAGAATACGGCATACAGCCAGACGATCACAGCGAGTGGCGGCACCTCCCCCTACACCTATTCCGTTTCTGGCACCTTGCCCACTGGCATGACCCTCTCGTCAGGCGGCGTGCTTTCCGGAACGCCGACGGGCTATGGCAGCTTCAACTTTTCCATCACCGCCACTGACAGCTCGACCGGCACGGGACCCTATACCGGAACGCAAAACTACGCGTTCAACGTGACGGCTGCCGCGCCGGTGATCTCCACCACGAGCCTGCCCGGCGCAATGGTCGGCACGCCCTACAACCAGACGATCACCGCCACGAGCGGCAACGCGCCTTACACGTTCTCGATCGCCTCGGGCACCCTTCCGTCCAATATCAGCCTGAGCAGTGGTGGTGTCCTGAGCGGAACGCCGACAACCGCCGGTTCCTATGATTTCACGGTGCAGGTGAAGGATGGCGCGGGGAATACCGATCAGCAAAGCTACGCGGGCTTTACCGTCTCGAAAGCCGCGACCGGAGTATCGCTGACCCTTTCGTCGAGCAGCGCACTGCAAGGCGTTCCGGTCACGATGACGGCGAGTGTGACGAGCGGTGCCTCGCCGACCGGCAACATCATCTTCCGCGACGGTGGCACCGCGATTGCGACGGTCGCGCTATCCGGCTCGACGGCGAGCTATACCACGCGCACGCTCTCGACGGGTTCGCATTCGATCACCGCGGATTACTCCGGGGATGCCGCCAATGCGCCCGCAAGCTCGGCGGCACAGCCTCTGGCCGTCAACGGTCGCCCTGCCCCTGAGCTCGATCCGACCGTGCGGAGCATGATCGTCTCGCAGGTTTCGACATCGCATCGTTTCGCGCAAACCCAGATCGACAACACGCATCGGCGTCTCGACACGCTTCATGGCATGCTGCGCTCGGGCGGGAACCGCACCGGTTGGGGAACGACATCCCAAGCCTTTGCGGGGACAGGCGGTGCGCCGGAGGCGTCGGCAGCCCAAGGGGCGACCACGCCAACCACGAACTACCTGCTCGATCCGGCCGCCACCAATTCGGAGAGCTCCTCGGAGCCGGAGCAGGTCATCGATCTCGTTTCCCGCGCTTTGCAGCCCGCTCAGAACGGCTCTGATCTGCCCTACCGTATCTGGGCGACAGGCACGCTCGATTTCGGCAGGGATCAGGTCGATGGGGGCTATACCAACAAGCTCTCGACGCAGGGGATCACGCTCGGGGTCGATCGGGTCTTCGGCAGCGAGATGGCCGCCGGGGCTGCGCTTGGGTTCGGGTATAACCGGACGACCTTCGGGCCGGATGGAAGCAAGTCGCGCTCCCGGGCGAAAACCGTTTCGCTCTACGCCACATGGCAGATGAAGCCTGATCTCTTCCTCGATGCGACAGGCGGTTATGGGAAACTCGACTTCCGCGAAAACCGTTACTCGACCGATGGCGGCGTGATGCTTTCAGGCGAGCGCGGCGGCCATATGCTCTTCGGCTCGCTCGGCCTATCGCAGCTCGGGCAATTGGGACGATGGAGCACGTCGAGCTATGGCCGCCTCGACGTGGTGAAACTGTCGCTGGACAGCTACTCGGAAACCGGCTCGTCGGTTTGGGCGCTAGACTACGGAAAGCTCGAAAACACGACAGCTTCGAGCGTCATCGGGATCACGGCCGAATATGACATGCGTCGCGACTGGGGGACCCTGACACCCGGCGCGCAGCTGGAATACCGGCATGCTTTCAATGGTGGCTTCACGCAAACTCTCGGTTACGCCGATCTCGGAACGATGGATTACTCCTTCGCCGGGGACACGCAATCGCAGGATGCCCTGACCCTCGGGCTGTCGCTGCGCGGCACGGTCGATCAGAACATGGACTTCGAGCTGGGCTATCAGTTCACCTCCGACCTCGCCTCCGCACATAGCCAACAAGTAAGAGCGTCGATGCATATCTCCTTCTGA
- a CDS encoding universal stress protein, which translates to MVKKILIATDGSDASNRAVELGADIAARFSVPVVLLHVLLRDHLSEGLRHMAEVEYKPAEGGRTLFEAVSALPHARFPLADLIPKNARTEDELLRAVAKRILDVAERTLHDHGVEGVESLTADGDAARRIVEAAGDTGADMIVLGARGLSDLKALIVGSVSQKVLHLSPVTVVSVR; encoded by the coding sequence ATGGTCAAGAAAATTCTCATCGCAACCGACGGTTCGGACGCGTCAAATCGCGCGGTGGAGCTCGGGGCGGATATTGCCGCGCGCTTCAGCGTGCCGGTCGTGCTGCTCCATGTTCTTTTGCGCGATCACCTTTCGGAGGGGCTGCGGCACATGGCCGAAGTGGAATACAAACCCGCGGAGGGTGGTCGGACCCTCTTCGAAGCGGTTTCGGCGCTGCCCCATGCCCGCTTCCCCCTCGCAGATCTCATACCGAAGAACGCCCGGACCGAGGACGAATTGCTGCGCGCCGTGGCAAAGCGCATTCTCGATGTCGCGGAACGCACGCTGCATGATCATGGCGTGGAGGGCGTGGAAAGTCTGACCGCGGATGGCGATGCCGCCCGCCGGATCGTCGAAGCTGCCGGGGACACCGGCGCAGACATGATCGTGTTGGGCGCGCGGGGGCTATCGGACCTCAAGGCGCTGATTGTCGGAAGCGTTTCTCAAAAGGTCCTGCACCTGTCTCCGGTGACCGTCGTGAGCGTCCGCTGA
- a CDS encoding metallophosphoesterase, with protein sequence MTRALIVADLHLDMWSEAGRDALERLDFSDVGLMIVAGDLTNKPKVRWKQAFERIGQRVDLERVYVVPGNHDYYHHALDGDDRLEQIARDAGVNFAQKREIICGSKRYLCCTLWTDFQKGPGTLESRDHDARAKMNDYRYIRVASAGYRKARPADTIAKHREHLSWLRSKLAEGFDGETAVVTHHAPTFDVLPGEQKLSWCYASDLTDLIHEYQPVEWYFGHTHHRTELLVGKTRVVNVSIGYPMQNMGGAVEGKKPRVRLYPKGRRV encoded by the coding sequence ATGACGAGAGCTCTGATCGTGGCGGATCTTCACTTGGATATGTGGTCCGAAGCGGGTCGAGATGCCCTTGAGCGTCTCGATTTTAGCGACGTTGGGCTGATGATTGTCGCCGGGGATCTCACGAATAAACCGAAGGTCAGATGGAAGCAGGCGTTCGAGAGGATCGGGCAGCGCGTCGATCTCGAGCGCGTGTATGTCGTGCCTGGCAACCACGACTATTATCATCACGCGTTGGACGGTGATGACCGGCTCGAGCAGATCGCGCGCGACGCTGGGGTAAACTTCGCGCAGAAGCGAGAGATCATCTGCGGGAGCAAGCGATACCTTTGCTGCACGCTCTGGACGGACTTCCAAAAGGGACCTGGAACTCTCGAGAGTCGGGATCATGATGCCCGGGCGAAGATGAACGATTACCGCTACATTCGCGTGGCCTCAGCGGGCTACCGGAAAGCTCGGCCGGCTGATACGATCGCGAAACACCGCGAGCATCTCTCTTGGCTGCGCTCAAAGCTGGCCGAGGGTTTTGATGGGGAAACCGCGGTTGTCACGCATCATGCACCGACCTTTGATGTTCTCCCAGGAGAACAGAAGCTCAGCTGGTGTTATGCGAGTGACCTGACGGATCTCATTCACGAATATCAGCCGGTCGAGTGGTATTTCGGGCATACGCATCACCGAACTGAGCTCCTTGTCGGGAAGACGCGGGTCGTGAATGTTTCGATCGGATATCCGATGCAGAACATGGGTGGCGCTGTCGAAGGTAAGAAGCCTCGGGTCCGACTGTATCCGAAGGGGCGTCGAGTGTGA
- a CDS encoding AAA family ATPase, giving the protein MTQKRVQVLHKKPLSASLARSTVMSKTNTAFVKRWGRMFPSDESRDDCGDIFDGPSKEWRERNKRENHRIFRAVERLVDQKFRSTFEVDKNISDTSVKRMHHLYTHGARLAGPEAAESVYDLAAVLHAQAPWLAEVSTSIMNQGLAHIAAGGVGLRFDPMILVGSPGCGKTHFARLVAEFARTPRAIIDVGAGGAGFRIAGVEHGWSSARSGVPVELISETAVANPVIVVDEVCKAGGAMHSADRSATSLTTSLLQVLERSSAEHFVCPFLRTRFDLSHVNWILTANYEHQIPAPLLDRCQVFRVDVSKPEHLVAFFNRAAGDDAEPGELERVGAFIEEMCDAGRPPSLRQIGRLAKTLRATRRDMLM; this is encoded by the coding sequence ATGACGCAGAAGCGCGTTCAAGTTCTCCATAAAAAGCCCCTTTCAGCAAGCCTGGCCCGGTCGACGGTCATGAGCAAAACAAATACCGCTTTCGTAAAGCGGTGGGGTCGCATGTTCCCGAGCGACGAGTCTCGAGATGATTGCGGTGACATTTTCGACGGTCCGTCGAAAGAGTGGCGTGAGCGAAATAAGCGTGAAAATCATCGGATTTTTCGCGCTGTAGAGCGACTTGTCGATCAGAAATTCAGGAGCACTTTCGAGGTCGACAAGAATATCAGCGACACGTCCGTCAAACGTATGCATCACCTTTATACGCATGGCGCTAGACTTGCGGGGCCGGAAGCCGCGGAGTCCGTTTATGATCTCGCGGCGGTGTTGCATGCGCAGGCGCCTTGGCTTGCAGAGGTGTCGACCTCGATCATGAACCAGGGGCTCGCGCATATTGCGGCTGGAGGCGTCGGGTTGCGCTTCGACCCGATGATCCTCGTCGGATCGCCAGGATGCGGGAAGACCCATTTCGCGCGGCTTGTTGCTGAATTTGCGCGCACGCCGCGCGCGATCATCGACGTGGGGGCCGGGGGTGCCGGGTTCCGGATCGCAGGCGTTGAACATGGCTGGTCCTCTGCCAGGTCAGGAGTCCCGGTCGAGTTGATCTCGGAAACCGCGGTTGCGAACCCGGTGATCGTTGTAGACGAGGTCTGCAAGGCGGGCGGCGCCATGCACTCTGCAGACAGGTCGGCAACGTCTCTGACAACATCGCTGCTACAGGTCCTTGAGCGGTCGAGCGCAGAGCACTTCGTCTGCCCGTTCTTGCGCACGCGCTTCGACCTTAGCCATGTGAACTGGATCCTGACCGCTAATTACGAGCACCAGATTCCCGCGCCGCTTCTCGACCGGTGTCAGGTGTTTCGTGTCGATGTGAGCAAGCCTGAGCACCTCGTGGCGTTCTTCAACCGTGCGGCCGGAGACGATGCCGAGCCGGGAGAGCTGGAACGCGTGGGCGCCTTCATTGAGGAGATGTGCGATGCCGGGCGTCCTCCGAGCCTGCGGCAGATCGGGCGCCTTGCGAAAACTCTGCGCGCGACCAGACGCGACATGTTGATGTGA
- a CDS encoding YegP family protein: MAGKFELYKDKAGEYRFRLKAGNGETILASEGYKQKASAEQGIASVRKNAPQDERYERKATTSGKPMFNLKATNGQVIGTSEAYSSEAARENGITSVKNNAPDAKLDDLTA; this comes from the coding sequence GTGGCTGGAAAATTCGAACTCTATAAGGACAAGGCGGGCGAATACCGCTTTCGACTGAAAGCCGGGAACGGTGAGACCATCCTTGCCAGCGAGGGTTATAAGCAAAAGGCAAGCGCCGAACAGGGCATCGCATCCGTGCGCAAGAACGCGCCGCAGGACGAGCGCTATGAGCGCAAGGCCACGACGTCGGGCAAACCGATGTTCAACCTCAAGGCCACCAACGGGCAGGTTATCGGGACCAGCGAAGCCTATAGCAGCGAAGCCGCCCGCGAGAATGGCATCACATCGGTGAAAAATAATGCACCAGATGCCAAGCTCGACGATCTGACAGCTTGA